The following nucleotide sequence is from Anopheles stephensi strain Indian chromosome 3, UCI_ANSTEP_V1.0, whole genome shotgun sequence.
TTTATGGCTAGCCCCGATGATGGCTTTCAAAAAACCGGCGATAAATGCAAACGTTTCCCATGGCAACGCGGACGACGGTTTGCTTCGATGGTAAGTGAAGTgtgtacacatacacacatgtaCCGTTTCGTgtacgcgcgcacacacatacacacacatacagcgaTGCATGTGCGCAGGATACGTACGCTGATACGTCCTTTCGCTATTCGACTGTCTATAAAACAGCTAGAAATATATTCATACTCTGAATGCCGTTCACTTTATACAACTTTAGGACCTCGTTCGCTTAGCTTTTGCTGGAGCTGCTCGTTTCTATCCGTCGATTCTTCCTGCAGCATTTCTTCGGCCTTGAGGTCGAGTATGGTTCGCACTTCTTGCTTTACCTTTTCGATTTCCTTCATACTTTTGGCGGAAATCGGTATGACGGTGTCTATCGAGAGCAGCTTGGTGGGTGTTAACTCTTCGGGGCAAAGTTTTAGACCCTCTGGAATGGAAAAACAACGCAAAAAATATGATATTTTATATTATCGAATGAATATaaatgagagataaaaatCCGTCACCTTCTAGCGAGTGGAAGTATTGTTCGTATTTACATATTTCTTCCACCGCGCCTTCTTTGTCCATTTTGTTGATTATGAGAGCGCACGGTTTATCGAGCAGCGCTTTGTCGTATAGCTCCAGCTCCTTGTTTAGAGCGTATATCGTCTCGAGACAGTTTCGTTTGCGGTGCTGTTGACTAAGCTGAAACCCAAACACGTCCACGATGATGAGCAACAGTCTGGTACGTTCGACGTGCTTGAGGAACTTGTGTCCCATTCCGAAGTTTGCATGCGCTCCCTCTATCAACCCCGGCAGATCGGCTATCGTTATTTGCCGGTAGTCTTCGTACTCTATCGTGGCAATCTGGGGTCGAATTGTGGTGACTAAAATGAGatggaaaatataataaaatgctTCAAGATGTATAATCCGTTTGTACTCACATGGATAAGAAGCAATCTTTGGGGAAGCGTTCGAGATCGCCTTCACGAGTGTGCTTTTGCCCGCATTCGGGAAACCCACCAGTCCAACGTCTGCAATCAGTTTCAGATCGAGCGTAACGGTACGTAGCTGGCCCGGTTTGCCGAGAAATGAATTGCCAGCACAaccaccactgccaccaccagcagccagGTACGATTTGCCCTCTTCATCTAGCTCGGAAATGATTCCCGTCTCTTGATCCAAAACCCGTATACCTACGGGCACTTCCACTTTTTGATCCAGCCCTCTGCGACCGAGAATGCGCGCCTTCGAGCTTTCCTCCCCGTTTCCAGCGACGACACGTTTGGCTGGATATTTTTTCACTACGTCACGaagcgattttccttctttggCGACAAAATAAACGGCACCACCTTGGCCACCGACCCCACCGTACTTGGGTAGACCATTCCCACCGTGGCCACCTTTTGTTGTTAACCGTAGTGTGTCGAGAAAGCGGCTTCGGAGATAGCTACGGATGGGCTGGAAAAGAGAGCAATTTACGTGTTTATTATGCTTATTAGCTTaagaaataaatgttttcTCACCTTATTAACCGATTTTAGCAGATAATTTTGTATAAACACCATTTTTCTTAGCAAAATCGCATAGCGAAATGAAAAATCTGAGCCGGCAACGCTGGATTGTTTTGACCACGTTTGTTTACATCCGATTTGACGTTTCCTCGCTGACAGGAGCAAATTTGAATGGGCCACTTTCACGCACAAGCATTCCAGCTGtcagttgtgtttttgttcgattttttacTTGGCCGCCCGCTGCGGTCGATGCAAGGGAAAACTCTCCGTCTCTGCCCATAAAAGTGTACAAGTGTTTACAAACTCGCACCGGCCACAACCCGGCTCCAGCCCATGTCCAGTCTTCAGCGTGTTATGATGAAATCCAGACTACCACCAATGTGTCCGAATCCGCGGTTTCCCAAGCCGAGGTAAGTGTTTGCTCACCGAAACGTTTAAGGGCATCCATGCCATCTTAAGGCATTAAATTTTCACGACCCCGATTCCGAGATGAGCCGTGCGATGACCCTGTTGCGTGCCATTTTATGATGCTTGTTTTGCGATGTATTTTCAGCGACCGTGGTTTTCGGCGTCAGACTGATTACAATCCGCTGATGTGGGATGAATTTTTCGCCGAAAAGAAGGATGTAGAAACGGGCAAGGGTAAATTCCGGGTGTATCTGTCCGCTCCGTCCGAGCCTGGTGCaccgttgctggtgctgcttcacGGGGGCGGGTTTTCCGCCCTGTCCTGGGCACATTTCAGTGTAAGTTAATGCGCCGAAAAGATTGAATGCTTAATTCGTTGTTGTAACGCcctgttttttccttcctttctagAGCGAAGTCACCAAGCTGATCCACTGCCAGTGTTTGGCGTTCGATATCCGAGGACACGGCGATACGTacacggaagaagaagacgaccTATCAGCAGAACGATTGGCCACGTATGACATTTAGCCCCCGTTGTTTGGCTGTACTTTCCCCCAGATAAGACGATACTGAAGCATCGTGTTTCCTATCTTTCTTTTCCGTTGATTAGAGATGTCGGGGACGTGATGCAAGCGATGTACGGTGAGTCGGCCCCACCAATCATTCTCATGGGGCACTCGATGGGCGGTGCAATCTGTGTGCATGCGGCGAACATGTTTGTACTGCCGTCGCTTATCGGTGTGGTTGTGATCGATGTCGTCGAAGGGACGGCTCTGGAAGCGCTGGCCAGCATGCAGAGCTTCCTCCGATCGCGTCCGACCACGTTCAAAAGCATTCAGCACGCGATCGAATGGTGTGTTCGAAGCGGGCAGGTTCGTAATGTGGAATCGGCCCGTGTTTCTATGCCAGGGCAAATCATTAAGTAAGTAGAGTAGAGTCATTCCAACGTTTCTCGGACGTTTAATTCATATTTCATGTTTGCTACAAAATTTTAgcatcgaaacaaaacaactggCAACGAACGAATTGCCCCTCAAGGAGGATAGTGCCGCAGAGGAAAAGCTTGAATTTAAACATCCGAACGCGATAGCGGAAGATGCGGAGTGTGGCGATACTGCAAGCTCCTCGGGGAATGATGATCCTGCCATCCAGCCACCGGCTAACGCTCCGGTAAACCTGCGAAAATATGCCTGGCGCATCGATCTCTCCAAGTCGGAAAAGTACTGGGAAGGATGGTTTTCCGGGCTGAGCCAAAAGTTTCTGGACATCCACGTGcccaagctgctgctgctggcgggcATCGACAATCTGGATCGTGCGCTCACGGTCGGTCAGATGCAGGGCAAGTTTCAGCTGCAGGTACTGGCCCGCTGTGGCCATGCAGTGCACGAGGATAGACCGCacgaggtggcagaagtgttaGCGACGTACTTGATAAGAAACCGATTTGCGCAGCCGACTACCGATGGGCAGTTCCTGAGGCATTTGCCGGCGTGTTAAACGTCTAGTAGCGGCGCCATTGTGGGCGTGTGTCGGTGTATTTTCTCTTCTAAAcgtaagaaaataaatttctatttATGATTGTAGGCACATTCGCTTTGGTACGCCGCCTTTGGTTTCCTTGAAGAAAGTTTGGAGTTGAGAATAGGTTTCGTATGGTCTTGAAGGAGTAGACTAGTTCCACTTTCACACTACGATTGACTGTAGATTCCACCATTTTATTCTCTTAGGCTCATTGAACACATAGAACCGGCAGATCCAGGTCGTCAATCTATTTCCAGGAATCTCGGTACTTTTCCATCTCAGATCGCGAACAGCTTCAATTCCACCTGTTTCAGCTAACGAGCTTTTTGAACCTCCATACCCCAAGTGATGGGTTAACATATGGACACAGCGTCCGTCCTCCAGCATACACAGCGGTCAAGAAGCATCGCCGAAGGAACCTCCAGAAAGGAAGCTCCTGGAAAAGACATTTCTTAGCTGTAAGCCATAAGAGTACCTGAGGCTTTGATAATGGGTTGAACACCGCCCTGCTGGGGCATGAGTCCGAATTTCTCATCACGTACCCCAACCATCGTTTTCTTGCGAACTTGAACATCGTCAGAATAAGCTGCACTACCAAACAGCTCAACTAGCTCGAGTTTCATTCTCCTTCTCAGAGGCTATAGGAGACGAGGATTTGCTGAGTGCTATCGAAGGTAGTTGAGTACATTTCGTATATTGAAAGAGTCGTCTGGGTGCGTCTCTAGATATCGTCTCTTACACTAGCATTTGAAATTACGGTCGTGGCAAAGTAACAGAACTCATCCACCAGGTGGATATCCCCACTCATGGAAGATTCGGAGAGATATGCAGATGTTTTCTAGCCTATGCTATCTTGCATCCGAGAGGCTTGGTTCCATTACCATACCTGTGAAGtacattttcaaattattgCCCTAATGGAACCATGATTGACCGTAGATTCCGCTAAATGGGTCACATTTGTTATAATTACATTACGCCAAGCCCACCGGCATGATTAACTCCAACCAGCGGGTGATGAATGTTTACGATCTTACTCACCGCAAAGATCGCTTTACTACTAACCAATTACAATTATAAAGCCCATTTGGTTTGTTACCGCAAGGGTTGCACACCTGCTGCTTGCAAACAGCGTGTGTgggagagcgcgcgcgcgcgccacgGAAGTGCGGAATAAATTTCTCATTACGTGCCAACGGTCCATCGGTCATTCATGGAATTCGTCGGCACTAGGCCGCCCCCCTTGTATCGCGTGGATGCTGGTTCGTGCATTCTTGACAGATCA
It contains:
- the LOC118509135 gene encoding GTP-binding protein 10 homolog; translation: MVFIQNYLLKSVNKPIRSYLRSRFLDTLRLTTKGGHGGNGLPKYGGVGGQGGAVYFVAKEGKSLRDVVKKYPAKRVVAGNGEESSKARILGRRGLDQKVEVPVGIRVLDQETGIISELDEEGKSYLAAGGGSGGCAGNSFLGKPGQLRTVTLDLKLIADVGLVGFPNAGKSTLVKAISNASPKIASYPFTTIRPQIATIEYEDYRQITIADLPGLIEGAHANFGMGHKFLKHVERTRLLLIIVDVFGFQLSQQHRKRNCLETIYALNKELELYDKALLDKPCALIINKMDKEGAVEEICKYEQYFHSLEEGLKLCPEELTPTKLLSIDTVIPISAKSMKEIEKVKQEVRTILDLKAEEMLQEESTDRNEQLQQKLSERGPKVV
- the LOC118509134 gene encoding protein phosphatase methylesterase 1; protein product: MSSLQRVMMKSRLPPMCPNPRFPKPSDRGFRRQTDYNPLMWDEFFAEKKDVETGKGKFRVYLSAPSEPGAPLLVLLHGGGFSALSWAHFSSEVTKLIHCQCLAFDIRGHGDTYTEEEDDLSAERLATDVGDVMQAMYGESAPPIILMGHSMGGAICVHAANMFVLPSLIGVVVIDVVEGTALEALASMQSFLRSRPTTFKSIQHAIEWCVRSGQVRNVESARVSMPGQIINIETKQLATNELPLKEDSAAEEKLEFKHPNAIAEDAECGDTASSSGNDDPAIQPPANAPVNLRKYAWRIDLSKSEKYWEGWFSGLSQKFLDIHVPKLLLLAGIDNLDRALTVGQMQGKFQLQVLARCGHAVHEDRPHEVAEVLATYLIRNRFAQPTTDGQFLRHLPAC